A region of uncultured Carboxylicivirga sp. DNA encodes the following proteins:
- a CDS encoding FtsX-like permease family protein, producing the protein MNIAYNIARRYLFAKKSQNVINIISLISMVGVLTASMALLVVLSVFNGLHDFVGNLYGNFDPDLKVVPVEGKVLSLDSIDLDAIKQIEGVEFISQTIENQALLKFDKRRAPAVVIGVDSIFNKISRIDSIIVDGEFKLQHNQNNLGVIGGILADQLALRLNFVTPLVIYVPKRTGNVNMMAPQNAFLQEYINPSGIFMVQQVEYDSQYLIIGIDQARRLFEYNSDIVSALYIKVKDPDKSNLVKQQIEKISGNHLKALNREEQHQSFYKVMKVEKLMAYLILSFILAIAAFNVIGTMSMLIFEKKESIFTLKSMGGDRKLITRIFLTEGLLISLLGVIIGLLLGIVLVLAQQYFGIIKFSGSGSFLVDAYPVQLVWSDVLLVLVTVCIIAYLAAWYPVKVIVKRYYSETGMP; encoded by the coding sequence ATGAATATTGCCTATAACATAGCCCGCCGATATTTATTTGCTAAGAAATCACAAAATGTCATTAATATCATTTCTTTGATATCGATGGTTGGAGTTCTTACTGCAAGTATGGCTTTATTGGTAGTGTTATCGGTATTTAATGGCTTGCACGATTTTGTGGGTAATCTTTATGGCAACTTTGATCCGGACTTAAAGGTGGTACCTGTTGAAGGTAAAGTCTTATCACTGGATTCAATCGATCTGGATGCCATAAAACAAATTGAGGGAGTTGAGTTTATCTCTCAGACTATCGAAAATCAAGCCTTATTAAAATTTGATAAACGAAGGGCTCCTGCTGTAGTAATTGGCGTTGACAGTATTTTTAATAAAATCAGTCGCATTGACTCCATTATTGTTGATGGCGAATTCAAACTACAGCATAATCAAAACAATCTGGGTGTTATAGGTGGAATTCTTGCTGATCAATTGGCCTTGCGATTAAATTTTGTCACTCCTTTGGTGATTTATGTTCCTAAACGAACGGGCAATGTAAACATGATGGCGCCACAGAACGCGTTTCTGCAGGAATACATTAATCCGAGTGGAATCTTCATGGTTCAGCAGGTAGAATACGACAGCCAGTATTTAATTATTGGAATTGATCAGGCCCGCCGCTTGTTTGAGTATAATTCTGATATTGTTTCTGCCTTGTACATTAAGGTAAAAGATCCTGACAAGTCAAATCTGGTTAAACAACAGATTGAAAAGATCTCAGGAAACCATTTGAAGGCTCTCAACCGCGAAGAGCAACACCAGTCATTTTACAAAGTTATGAAGGTTGAAAAGCTGATGGCTTACCTGATATTATCATTCATACTTGCCATAGCTGCGTTTAATGTAATTGGTACCATGTCGATGCTGATTTTTGAAAAGAAAGAGAGCATATTCACCTTAAAAAGCATGGGTGGCGACAGAAAACTTATCACCCGCATCTTCCTTACTGAAGGATTACTTATTTCCCTTTTAGGTGTAATTATCGGACTTCTGCTGGGAATTGTACTTGTACTTGCACAACAATATTTTGGGATAATAAAGTTTTCCGGTTCGGGTTCATTTTTAGTTGATGCATACCCTGTTCAACTTGTTTGGAGTGATGTACTACTGGTGCTTGTAACGGTTTGCATAATAGCCTACCTGGCGGCATGGTATCCGGTAAAAGTAATCGTTAAAAGGTATTACTCCGAAACAGGAATGCCTTAA
- the dusB gene encoding tRNA dihydrouridine synthase DusB has protein sequence MKIGSLDLGEHPLLLAPMESVTDPSFRSLCKDMGADMMFTEFVSARALVRSVNRTVRKLEISENERPVGIQLYGGDVDLMKEAAILAQEAHPEVIDLNFGCPVKKIATKGSGSGLLRDIPTLLEITKTIVEAVKVPVTVKTRLGWDENSLVIETLAEQLQDLGIAALTIHGRTREQMYSGKADWTLIGKVKNNPRMNIPIIGNGDITGPEKARMLIDRYGVDALMVGRPSIGRPWIFKEIKHYMKTGELLPPMTIRQEVEILKDLVGRSVDYIDEKAGILHARRHLAKVFTELPDIRELRIKLLTEKSIQGVLDTLDQIADRYSN, from the coding sequence GTGAAAATTGGAAGTCTTGATTTAGGAGAACATCCTCTGCTGTTAGCACCCATGGAGAGTGTAACTGATCCCTCTTTCAGATCATTGTGTAAGGATATGGGAGCGGATATGATGTTCACCGAGTTTGTTTCAGCCCGGGCACTGGTTCGTAGCGTAAATAGAACGGTTCGTAAATTGGAAATTAGTGAAAATGAGCGACCGGTAGGAATACAGTTATATGGTGGTGACGTAGACCTTATGAAAGAAGCTGCAATATTGGCTCAAGAGGCACATCCTGAAGTTATAGATTTAAATTTTGGTTGTCCGGTAAAAAAAATTGCAACCAAAGGAAGCGGTTCTGGTTTGTTACGTGATATTCCAACATTACTTGAGATTACTAAAACAATTGTTGAAGCTGTTAAAGTGCCGGTTACTGTGAAAACACGATTAGGTTGGGATGAGAATAGTCTGGTGATTGAGACTCTGGCTGAGCAGTTACAGGATTTGGGTATAGCGGCTCTTACCATTCATGGAAGAACACGTGAACAAATGTATTCAGGTAAGGCTGACTGGACCCTGATAGGTAAGGTTAAAAACAACCCACGAATGAATATCCCTATTATTGGCAACGGTGATATTACGGGTCCGGAAAAGGCACGAATGCTAATTGACCGTTATGGCGTGGATGCCTTAATGGTTGGACGACCATCTATTGGAAGGCCATGGATTTTTAAAGAAATAAAGCATTATATGAAGACCGGAGAATTGTTACCTCCAATGACAATTCGGCAAGAGGTTGAAATTCTAAAGGATTTGGTTGGACGATCAGTTGATTATATAGATGAGAAGGCTGGTATATTGCATGCCCGACGTCATCTGGCAAAAGTTTTTACCGAATTACCAGATATTCGTGAATTAAGAATTAAACTCTTAACTGAAAAAAGCATTCAGGGAGTATTAGATACTTTAGATCAAATAGCGGATCGTTATTCAAATTAA